One stretch of bacterium DNA includes these proteins:
- a CDS encoding bifunctional riboflavin kinase/FAD synthetase encodes MKIVHHMSELRRRKRPICLAVGFFDGVHLGHQNVLRETIAHARKIGGEAWAMTFDPHPLKILNPDAAPRMLTSSPHKLQLLQQFGLDGCLLIPFNRRFAAIQAATFLKGLERDIPTLAAIFMGHDWRFGHRGQGNLQMLTGWAAPHKGISIHQIEAVRRGGQPVSSTRIRNTVSSGKLAESTALLGRPYSILGTVRQGNHIGRTIGYPTANLDPCNEAHPPTGIYAIQAIFNHKAYPGIVNFGFHPTVSPVKAPLVEVHLFSTQQNLYGRPLEVFFLRKLRNEKKFPDLTALTRQIRRDIIKARRILASAPIKKLWIRTLQKWHPDIIVPPTNKSIN; translated from the coding sequence ACGTCCTGCGCGAGACGATTGCCCACGCCCGCAAAATCGGCGGGGAAGCCTGGGCCATGACCTTCGACCCCCACCCCCTGAAAATCCTGAACCCCGATGCCGCCCCTCGCATGCTCACCTCATCCCCCCATAAGCTGCAACTCCTGCAGCAATTCGGATTGGATGGTTGCCTCCTGATCCCTTTTAACCGCCGCTTTGCCGCCATTCAGGCGGCCACATTCCTGAAGGGACTTGAGCGCGACATCCCCACCCTCGCCGCCATCTTCATGGGACATGACTGGCGCTTCGGGCACCGGGGCCAGGGGAACCTCCAGATGCTGACCGGGTGGGCCGCACCGCACAAGGGGATTTCCATCCATCAGATTGAAGCCGTCCGCCGCGGGGGACAACCCGTTTCCAGCACGCGGATCCGGAATACCGTGAGCTCCGGGAAACTGGCGGAATCCACCGCCCTGTTGGGGCGCCCCTACAGCATTCTGGGAACGGTCCGGCAGGGCAATCACATCGGCCGCACCATCGGCTATCCCACGGCCAATCTGGATCCTTGTAACGAGGCGCACCCGCCTACCGGGATTTATGCCATTCAGGCGATTTTCAACCATAAGGCCTATCCCGGAATTGTGAATTTCGGGTTTCACCCGACAGTGTCGCCCGTGAAAGCCCCCCTGGTCGAGGTTCATCTGTTTAGCACACAACAAAACCTGTACGGCCGGCCGCTCGAGGTATTTTTCCTGCGTAAACTCAGAAATGAGAAAAAATTCCCTGATCTCACGGCCCTGACCCGGCAGATCCGGAGGGACATCATCAAAGCGCGCCGGATCCTGGCATCCGCCCCCATAAAGAAATTATGGATCAGGACTTTACAAAAGTGGCACCCCGATATTATAGTGCCCCCAACAAATAAGAGTATAAATTAA